The sequence TCGTTGGTCATCGTGAGATGTCCTTTCTCGCCCGCAGGCGTTCTCGCCTTGAGGTGCGGGCCATCGTGATAAAGAGAAAAATCGAGTAGGCCGTATCCGGCTACTATCGACAAGCCCCAATTGTATTGAGCACGCGGGAACAGCGCCGTGGAGCGGGCTGCCCATGCCCAGTGGGCGAACGAATTCGCTACTCATACATCGGCCGGGGGGCTGCAGATGTTAGCGCAGTTCCAGCCCGCTCCATCCGGCTGCAAACTCCGGGCAACACGGGTGCCTCGAGGTCCCCTATGTAATCGAAATTTCACCGAGGGTTAACCCGCTGTTTCCCTACTGTCCGGAGATCTCTGTCACTTTTCGAGCCACAGACCCATCCTCGATCAACGCCTGGGCGCGGCGAACATTCCCGGCGAGGGTTCGCGTCAGCCCCGCCTCCTCCCAACCGGCTACCGCGGACAGTGCTGCGGCTGCGTTGAGCACAACGGCATCCTTCACCGCTCCCTGTAACTCTCCACCGAAAAGCTGCCGTGCGACCTGCGCGTTGTAGTTTGCGTCCCCACCCAATAGGCTCCCGGCATCGTGGTAATCGAGGCCCACCTCGCGCGGATTGATGATCGCCTCTCCCGTCCGTCCAGACGCATCGACCGTGACCACCTCCGTGGGAGCGCACACGCTGATTTCGTCCATTCCGTCCATGCCTCGAACCACGAGGACCCGGCTGCCCTGGTGTGCGAAGGCCCCGCCGATGATCGGCATCATGTCTCGGAATGCGCAGCCAATCAGGCCGAAACCGGGTTTCGCAGGATTGGTAAGGGGACCAAGCAGGTTGAAGACGGTGGGCACGCCTAGTTGGCTACGAACCCCCGCAGCGTGGCGCATGGCCGGGTGAAAATTCTTCGCAAAAAGGAAGGCGAAATTAGTGCACCTTGCGTCCTCGGCCACCTGCTCCGGCGAGCGCTGTATATCCGCGCCCAGCGCTTCCAGCATGTCAGCACCCCCACAGGCGGAGGAGGCCTTCCGGTTACCGTGTTTGATCACGCACACGTCCGCCGCCGCAACGACGAAGGAGGCCATCGTGGAGATGTTCACCGTGTTGTGCCCGTCGCCGCCGGTGCCCACGATGTCCACCGTGTCCCCCAGATCGTCGAGGCTCACGGCGGTGGCATAGTTATGCATTGTCTGTGCTGCGGACGCCAATTCCGCAGCGCTTATCCCCTTAACGCGCAGGCCGAAAGCGAAGGCCGCGATGAGGGCATCGGCGGCGCGACCCTCCATGATTTCGCGCATGGCCCAGTTGACCTGGGACTCACTGAGCTCCTCGCGACGGCCCAGGCGGTCCAGCACCCCCGGCCAGGTGAAGTAGGACTTCGGTAGTTGGCTTTCGCCCAGGGCTGAGGGGTTGGGGGCGCTGGTGGGGGTGCTGTCCGTCATTGGGTCTTCTCGCTAAAGGGTTCGATGGGGCACAAGGGGGCAAGGTGCGACAGGGGAGGGCACAGGGCCTCTGGGAGCGTCGGATAGAAGCATACAAAAGTTCCCGTGGACCCCCATTCGGGGTAGGTTGCCAGGTTTCGCCAATGTTTCACCTGCTGATTTAGGAAAAATCTCAAAAACTACTGGGGTGAGAATCGACTACCCGGCTTCAAACAGCCATACTTATACGCGTGACGAGCGCAGTTGAGAACCCAGGTATGACAGCACCACGGCGTGTTGCGACACTGAACCGGCCGAACATGGTCAGTGTCGGGACCATCGTGTTCCTGTCGCAGGAATTGATGTTTTTTGCTGGCCTGTTCGCGATGTACTTCGTGTCCAAGGCCAATTCCGGGGGCGATTGGCCCTCGCATCCGACGCACCTAAACGTGCCGTACGCAGCCATTGTCACCGTGATTCTGGTTTCGTCCTCGTTTACGGCCCAGTTGGGTGTCTTCGCAGCGGAGAGGGGTGACGTCTTTGCACTGCGCAGGTGGTACGCGCTTTCTGCCCTCCTCGGCCTGATCTTCCTGGTCGGCCAGGGCTACGAGTATTTCAGCCTGGTCACGGAAGGCACCACCATCGGTAGCTCCGTCTACGGCTCGGTATTCTTCATTACCACCGGCTTCCACGGCGCACACGTCCTCGCAGGTGTCCTCGCCTTCGTTGTCGTACTGCTGCGCACGGCGAAGTCCAAGTTCACCCCGGCACAGGCCACCGCCGCAGTCGTCGTGTCCTACTACTGGCACTTCGTCGACGTTGTCTGGATCGGCCTCTGGCTGACCATTTACCTCATCCAGTAGGCCGTTGCGGCTGGGGGACTCAAGCCCAGCGGACAGCCATCGCATTTCCGTTGACGAGAACTTTTAAGGGAACATGATGGAAACCAAATCCACCAACGTGCAGCCTGCGGGTGACTCCGCAGCGGTTGCACACTCAGCCGGTGGCGCCCGTCGCCGCCGCAAGATGCGCCGCACGGTCACCGGGGCGTTCGCCCTCACCATGGGGCTGACAGGCGCCGGCTTCGCCGCCAACGCTCTCACACCGGATGCCAACACCGCCGTGGCAGAGCAGAACAATGGCGACCTCGTCGCTCAGGGCAAGGACCTCTACCAGGTCGCCTGTATCACCTGCCACGGTGCCAACCTGCAGGGCGTCAAGGACCGCGGCCCCTCCCTCGTAGGAGTGGGCGAGGGTTCCGTCTACTTCCAGGTGCACTCCGGGCGCATGCCCATGCTTCGCAACGAAGCGCAGGCTATGCGCAAGAAGCCCCGTTACTCCGAGCAGCAGACGCTCGCGCTCGCCGCATACGTCGCTGCTAACGGCGGCGGCCCTGGTCTGGTCCGCAACGAGGACGGATCCATCGCCATGGAGTCCCTGCGCGGGGTCAACAACAAGGACGGCAAGATCGACCCGGCCGACGTGGCCCGCGGTTCCGACCTGTTCCGCCTCAACTGCGCCTCCTGCCACAACTTCACCGGTCGCGGCGGGGCACTGTCCGGCGGTAAGTACGCTCCCGAGCTGGATCCGGCCAATGAACAAGAGATCTACCAGGCCATGCTCACCGGCCCGCAGAACATGCCCAAGTTCTCCGACCGGCAGCTAACAGCAGATGAGAAGAAAGACATCATCGCCTACATCAAGTCCGCCAAGGAGACCCCCAACCCCGGCGGGTACGGCCTCGGCGGCCTCGGCCCGGTCTCTGAGGGCATGATTATGTGGTTCGTTGGCATTCTCGTGATGATTGCCTTCGCGATGTGGATTGGATCCCGGTCATGAGTGAAATGAAGCGTGATTACACGAGCGAAGAGCTCGGCAGGATGAACGAAAGCGAGCTCGCCCGCCTCGGTACCGAGCTCGACGGGGTCACCGTTGCCTACCGCAAGGAGCGGTTCCCCCAGCCCAACGACCCGGCGGAGAAGCGCGCCGCTATGGGCGTCGGGATCTATTTCCTCCTCGCCCTCGTCATGGGCCTCGCCTTCGCGGCCATCTACCTGTTCTGGCCCTGGCAGTAC comes from Corynebacterium heidelbergense and encodes:
- the trpD gene encoding anthranilate phosphoribosyltransferase, with amino-acid sequence MTDSTPTSAPNPSALGESQLPKSYFTWPGVLDRLGRREELSESQVNWAMREIMEGRAADALIAAFAFGLRVKGISAAELASAAQTMHNYATAVSLDDLGDTVDIVGTGGDGHNTVNISTMASFVVAAADVCVIKHGNRKASSACGGADMLEALGADIQRSPEQVAEDARCTNFAFLFAKNFHPAMRHAAGVRSQLGVPTVFNLLGPLTNPAKPGFGLIGCAFRDMMPIIGGAFAHQGSRVLVVRGMDGMDEISVCAPTEVVTVDASGRTGEAIINPREVGLDYHDAGSLLGGDANYNAQVARQLFGGELQGAVKDAVVLNAAAALSAVAGWEEAGLTRTLAGNVRRAQALIEDGSVARKVTEISGQ
- a CDS encoding cytochrome c oxidase subunit 3 codes for the protein MTSAVENPGMTAPRRVATLNRPNMVSVGTIVFLSQELMFFAGLFAMYFVSKANSGGDWPSHPTHLNVPYAAIVTVILVSSSFTAQLGVFAAERGDVFALRRWYALSALLGLIFLVGQGYEYFSLVTEGTTIGSSVYGSVFFITTGFHGAHVLAGVLAFVVVLLRTAKSKFTPAQATAAVVVSYYWHFVDVVWIGLWLTIYLIQ
- a CDS encoding c-type cytochrome — its product is MMETKSTNVQPAGDSAAVAHSAGGARRRRKMRRTVTGAFALTMGLTGAGFAANALTPDANTAVAEQNNGDLVAQGKDLYQVACITCHGANLQGVKDRGPSLVGVGEGSVYFQVHSGRMPMLRNEAQAMRKKPRYSEQQTLALAAYVAANGGGPGLVRNEDGSIAMESLRGVNNKDGKIDPADVARGSDLFRLNCASCHNFTGRGGALSGGKYAPELDPANEQEIYQAMLTGPQNMPKFSDRQLTADEKKDIIAYIKSAKETPNPGGYGLGGLGPVSEGMIMWFVGILVMIAFAMWIGSRS